In Fodinicola acaciae, the following proteins share a genomic window:
- a CDS encoding thioredoxin family protein gives MSVVDVTDETFDAEVRRSPVPVLVEFWATWCPPCRKMVPVLDSVAKAYAGRMKVAKIDTDHNPMVTREAGVMANPTLSVYRDGEVVYSVVGARPLSRLTSELDAILS, from the coding sequence ATGAGCGTGGTGGACGTGACCGACGAGACCTTCGACGCGGAGGTGCGGCGCAGTCCGGTGCCGGTGCTGGTGGAGTTCTGGGCCACCTGGTGCCCGCCGTGCCGCAAGATGGTGCCGGTGCTGGACTCGGTGGCGAAGGCGTACGCGGGACGGATGAAGGTCGCCAAGATCGACACCGACCACAACCCGATGGTCACCCGCGAGGCCGGCGTGATGGCCAACCCGACGCTGTCGGTCTATCGCGACGGCGAAGTCGTCTATTCGGTCGTCGGCGCGCGGCCGCTGTCGCGGCTCACGTCGGAGCTGGACGCGATCCTGTCCTGA